From Ailuropoda melanoleuca isolate Jingjing chromosome 8, ASM200744v2, whole genome shotgun sequence, a single genomic window includes:
- the FAM160A2 gene encoding FTS and Hook-interacting protein isoform X5 yields MERMNWLSRLASRGPGHRAPQGASLQTPVMADPETCLMVFKNHWSQVVRILERQGPRAAPGGADDLSAVRNHTYQMLTLLVEDRAVPSAPTAPGPLLEFALREDLLTRVLAWQLQWDEFGDGVEERRAEQLKLFEMLVSEARQPLLRHSPVREALLTLLDACGRPVPSSPALDEGLVLLLSQLCVCLAREPSLLEFFLQPPPEPGAAPRLLLFSRLVPFVHREGTLGQQARDALLLLMALSAGSPTVGRYIADHSYFCPVAHPLVQKQLVDYIHNGFLVPVMGPALHKTSVEEMIASTAYLELFLRSISEPALLRTFLRFLLLHRHDTHTILDTLVARIGSNSRVWPLPLSWLTWLCMVSLSLFRTLLNLSCEDVLLQLVLRYLVPCNHVMLSQKPAVRDVDLYGRAADKFLSLIPRCCRHRAPSPPRPEHASWARGGPSREAGRREDTTGPGSPSVDSSSVVTVPRPSTPSRLALFLRQQSLGGSESPVPAPRSPGLAASPASSPGRRPSPVEEPGELEDNYLEYLREARRGVDRCVRACRTWSAPYDGERPPPEPSPVGSRTKKRSLLPEEDRDNVGEGEEEELGSGGLAGGAGEGPGLLPPPQINGVPGPWPEGAKKVRRVPQEGAGELPEGTSEGIAGLEGFGQELRELEVALSNGGAGSEAPLEPPLPLEEEEAYESFTCPPEPPGPFLSSPLRTLNQLPSQPFTGPFMAVLFAKLENMLQNSVYVNFLLTGLVAQLACHPQPLLRSFLLNTNMVFQPSVKSLLQVLGSVKNKIESFAASQEDFPALLSKAKKYLIARGKLDWAEGPTAGPAPRRSDPLVKSRRPSLGELLLRHAHSPTRARQAAQLVLQPGRDGAGLGLGGGSPGASTPVLPPRGGAPERQGEALRVKNAVYCAVIFPEFLKELAAISQAHAVTSPFLLDTSEEGSGLPVSGFGPLNP; encoded by the exons ATGGAGAGGATGAACTGGCTGAGCAGACTGGCCTCCCGTGGCCCTGGGCACCGTGCACCTCAGGGGGCCAGTCTGCAGACCCCTGTCATGGCTGACCCTGAGACCTGCCTCATGGTCTTCAAGAATCACTGGTCCCAG GTGGTGCGAATCCTGGAGCGGCAAGGCCCTCGGGCAGCTCCTGGGGGTGCAGATGATCTCAGTGCTGTGCGCAACCACACTTACCAGATGTTGACACTGCTGGTAGAAGATCGTGCCGTCCCCTcagcccccacagcccctgggccCTTGCTGGAGTTCGCTCTGCGTGAGGACCTGCTAACCCGTGTGTTGGCATGGCAGCTTCAGTGGGATGAGTTTGGGGATGGGGTTGAGGAACGGCGAGCTGAGCAACTGAAGCTGTTTGAGATGCTAGTGAGCGAAGCCCGCCAGCCACTCTTGCGACATAGTCCAGTTCGTGAGGCTCTGCTGACCTTGCTGGATGCCTGTGGCCGCCCTGTGCCCAGTAGCCCAGCACTGGATGAAGGCCTGGTGCTACTTCTCAgccagctgtgtgtgtgtctggcccGGGAGCCTTCACTGCTTGAGTTCTTCCTACAGCCACCTCCTGAGCCTGGAGCTGCCCCCCGTCTTCTCCTCTTTTCTCGCCTCGTTCCCTTCGTCCATCGAGAGGGCACACTGGGCCAGCAGGCTCGTGACGCCCTACTCCTGCTCATGGCTCTCTCAGCTGGGAGTCCCACTGTGGGCCGCTACATTGCAGATCACTCTTACTTCTGCCCG GTGGCTCACCCTTTGGTGCAGAAGCAGCTAGTTGATTATATCCATAATGGGTTTCTGGTGCCTGTCATGGGCCCTGCCCTGCACAAG ACCTCTGTGGAGGAGATGATCGCCAGTACCGCCTATCTGGAACTTTTCCTACGGAGTATCTCAGAGCCTGCTTTGCTCCGTACCTTCCTGCGATTTCTGCTGTTACACCGGCATGACACCCACACCATCCTTGACACCCTCGTTGCCCGTATTGGCAGCAACTCCCGGGTATGGCCCCTACCTCTGTCCTGGCTTACCTGG ctctGCATGGTCTCTCTGAGTCTCTTCAGGACCCTACTGAACCTCAGTTGTGAGGATGTCCTGCTGCAGCTGGTTCTCAG GTATCTTGTCCCATGTAACCATGTGATGCTGAGCCAGAAGCCAGCTGTACGTGATGTGGACCTATATGGACGAGCGGCGGACAAGTTTCTCTCCCTAATCCCACGCTGTTGTCGGCATCGTGCCCCTAGCCCACCCCGTCCAGAGCATGCCTCATGGGCACGAGGTGGGCCtagcagagaggcagggagaagggaggacacCACGG GCCCTGGAAGCCCAAGTGTTGACTCCTCTTCTGTGGTGACAGTGCCCCGGCCCTCCACACCATCTCGTCTGGCCCTCTTCCTGCGACAGCAGAGTCTGGGTGGCTCGGAATCCCCAGTTCCAGCCCCTCGCTCACCAGGGCTTGCTGcatccccagcctccagccctggccGAAGGCCCAGCcccgtggaggagcctggtgaGCTGGAAGACAATTACCTGGAGTACCTGCGTGAGGCACGCCGTGGTGTGGACCGCTGTGTGCGAGCCTGCCGTACCTGGTCTGCCCCCTATGATGGCGAGCGGCCCCCTCCTGAGCCCAGTCCTGTTGGCTCCCGGACTAAGAAACGCAGCCTACTGCCTGAGGAGGACAGGGAcaatgtgggggaaggggaggaggaagagctggggagtgggggtcTTGCTGGGGGTGCAGGTGAGggccctggcctcctgccccctccccagatcAATGGGGTGCCAGGACCATGGCCTGAGGGGGCCAAGAAGGTTCGTCGGGTGCctcaggagggagctggggaacTGCCAGAGGGCACCTCTGAGGGCATTGCAGGACTAGAGGGCTTTGGGCAGGAGCTCCGGGAACTGGAGGTGGCATTGAGCAATGGGGGGGCTGGCTCAGAAGCCCCGTTAGAGCCTCCACTACCTCTTGAGGAAGAGGAGGCTTATGAGAGCTTCACCTGTCCCCCTGAGCCCCCTGGCCCCTTCCTCAGCAGCCCTTTGCGGACTCTCAACCAGCTGCCAAGTCAGCCCTTCACTG GCCCCTTCATGGCTGTGCTCTTTGCCAAACTCGAGAACATGCTGCAGAACTCCGTCTATGTCAACTTCCTGCTGACAGGGCTGGTGGCCCAGCTGGCCtgtcacccccagcccctgctccgcTCTTTCCTGCTCAACACCAACATGGTCTTCCAGCCCAGTGTCAAGTCCCTGCTGCAG GTGCTGGGTTCTGTGAAGAATAAAATTGAGAGCTTTGCGGCCTCCCAGGAGGACTTCCCAGCACTGCTATCCAAAGCCAAGAAGTACCTCATTGCCCGTGGCAAGTTGGACTGGGCCGAGGGCCCTACAGCAGGACCTGCCCCCCGCCGCTCCGATCCCCTAG TGAAGAGCCGGAGGCCGTCCTTGGGGGAGTTGCTCCTGCGACATGCACACAGTCCAACCAGGGCCCGGCAGGCGGCACAGTTGGTTCTTCAGCCTGGGAGAGACGGCGCAGGACTTGGCCTAGGTGGGGGCTCCCCTGGGGCTTCAACTCCGGTTCTGCCCCCTCGGGGTGGGGCCCCTGAGCGCCAAGGTGAGGCTCTGCGAGTCAAGAATGCGGTCTACTGTGCAGTCATTTTCCCTGAGTTTCTCAAGGAGTTGGCTGCCATCTCCCAGGCCCATGCTGTCACCTCACCTTTCTTGTTGGATACTTCAGAGGAGGGATCTGGCCTTCCTGTCTCAGGCTTCGGGCCCCTCAATCCTTAA
- the FAM160A2 gene encoding FTS and Hook-interacting protein isoform X3, with translation MERMNWLSRLASRGPGHRAPQGASLQTPVMADPETCLMVFKNHWSQVVRILERQGPRAAPGGADDLSAVRNHTYQMLTLLVEDRAVPSAPTAPGPLLEFALREDLLTRVLAWQLQWDEFGDGVEERRAEQLKLFEMLVSEARQPLLRHSPVREALLTLLDACGRPVPSSPALDEGLVLLLSQLCVCLAREPSLLEFFLQPPPEPGAAPRLLLFSRLVPFVHREGTLGQQARDALLLLMALSAGSPTVGRYIADHSYFCPVLATGLSALYSSLPRKIEVPGDDWHCLRREDWLGVPALALFMSSLEFCNAVIQVAHPLVQKQLVDYIHNGFLVPVMGPALHKTSVEEMIASTAYLELFLRSISEPALLRTFLRFLLLHRHDTHTILDTLVARIGSNSRVWPLPLSWLTWLCMVSLSLFRTLLNLSCEDVLLQLVLRYLVPCNHVMLSQKPAVRDVDLYGRAADKFLSLIPRCCRHRAPSPPRPEHASWARGPGSPSVDSSSVVTVPRPSTPSRLALFLRQQSLGGSESPVPAPRSPGLAASPASSPGRRPSPVEEPGELEDNYLEYLREARRGVDRCVRACRTWSAPYDGERPPPEPSPVGSRTKKRSLLPEEDRDNVGEGEEEELGSGGLAGGAGEGPGLLPPPQINGVPGPWPEGAKKVRRVPQEGAGELPEGTSEGIAGLEGFGQELRELEVALSNGGAGSEAPLEPPLPLEEEEAYESFTCPPEPPGPFLSSPLRTLNQLPSQPFTGPFMAVLFAKLENMLQNSVYVNFLLTGLVAQLACHPQPLLRSFLLNTNMVFQPSVKSLLQVLGSVKNKIESFAASQEDFPALLSKAKKYLIARGKLDWAEGPTAGPAPRRSDPLVKSRRPSLGELLLRHAHSPTRARQAAQLVLQPGRDGAGLGLGGGSPGASTPVLPPRGGAPERQGEALRVKNAVYCAVIFPEFLKELAAISQAHAVTSPFLLDTSEEGSGLPVSGFGPLNP, from the exons ATGGAGAGGATGAACTGGCTGAGCAGACTGGCCTCCCGTGGCCCTGGGCACCGTGCACCTCAGGGGGCCAGTCTGCAGACCCCTGTCATGGCTGACCCTGAGACCTGCCTCATGGTCTTCAAGAATCACTGGTCCCAG GTGGTGCGAATCCTGGAGCGGCAAGGCCCTCGGGCAGCTCCTGGGGGTGCAGATGATCTCAGTGCTGTGCGCAACCACACTTACCAGATGTTGACACTGCTGGTAGAAGATCGTGCCGTCCCCTcagcccccacagcccctgggccCTTGCTGGAGTTCGCTCTGCGTGAGGACCTGCTAACCCGTGTGTTGGCATGGCAGCTTCAGTGGGATGAGTTTGGGGATGGGGTTGAGGAACGGCGAGCTGAGCAACTGAAGCTGTTTGAGATGCTAGTGAGCGAAGCCCGCCAGCCACTCTTGCGACATAGTCCAGTTCGTGAGGCTCTGCTGACCTTGCTGGATGCCTGTGGCCGCCCTGTGCCCAGTAGCCCAGCACTGGATGAAGGCCTGGTGCTACTTCTCAgccagctgtgtgtgtgtctggcccGGGAGCCTTCACTGCTTGAGTTCTTCCTACAGCCACCTCCTGAGCCTGGAGCTGCCCCCCGTCTTCTCCTCTTTTCTCGCCTCGTTCCCTTCGTCCATCGAGAGGGCACACTGGGCCAGCAGGCTCGTGACGCCCTACTCCTGCTCATGGCTCTCTCAGCTGGGAGTCCCACTGTGGGCCGCTACATTGCAGATCACTCTTACTTCTGCCCG GTGCTGGCCACAGGGCTGAGTGCCCTGTACTCCTCACTCCCCCGAAAGATTGAGGTTCCAGGGGATGATTGGCACTGCCTGCGACGGGAGGACTGGCTGGGCGTGCCAGCCCTTGCGCTGTTCATGAGTTCCCTAGAATTCTGCAATGCAGTCATTCAG GTGGCTCACCCTTTGGTGCAGAAGCAGCTAGTTGATTATATCCATAATGGGTTTCTGGTGCCTGTCATGGGCCCTGCCCTGCACAAG ACCTCTGTGGAGGAGATGATCGCCAGTACCGCCTATCTGGAACTTTTCCTACGGAGTATCTCAGAGCCTGCTTTGCTCCGTACCTTCCTGCGATTTCTGCTGTTACACCGGCATGACACCCACACCATCCTTGACACCCTCGTTGCCCGTATTGGCAGCAACTCCCGGGTATGGCCCCTACCTCTGTCCTGGCTTACCTGG ctctGCATGGTCTCTCTGAGTCTCTTCAGGACCCTACTGAACCTCAGTTGTGAGGATGTCCTGCTGCAGCTGGTTCTCAG GTATCTTGTCCCATGTAACCATGTGATGCTGAGCCAGAAGCCAGCTGTACGTGATGTGGACCTATATGGACGAGCGGCGGACAAGTTTCTCTCCCTAATCCCACGCTGTTGTCGGCATCGTGCCCCTAGCCCACCCCGTCCAGAGCATGCCTCATGGGCACGAG GCCCTGGAAGCCCAAGTGTTGACTCCTCTTCTGTGGTGACAGTGCCCCGGCCCTCCACACCATCTCGTCTGGCCCTCTTCCTGCGACAGCAGAGTCTGGGTGGCTCGGAATCCCCAGTTCCAGCCCCTCGCTCACCAGGGCTTGCTGcatccccagcctccagccctggccGAAGGCCCAGCcccgtggaggagcctggtgaGCTGGAAGACAATTACCTGGAGTACCTGCGTGAGGCACGCCGTGGTGTGGACCGCTGTGTGCGAGCCTGCCGTACCTGGTCTGCCCCCTATGATGGCGAGCGGCCCCCTCCTGAGCCCAGTCCTGTTGGCTCCCGGACTAAGAAACGCAGCCTACTGCCTGAGGAGGACAGGGAcaatgtgggggaaggggaggaggaagagctggggagtgggggtcTTGCTGGGGGTGCAGGTGAGggccctggcctcctgccccctccccagatcAATGGGGTGCCAGGACCATGGCCTGAGGGGGCCAAGAAGGTTCGTCGGGTGCctcaggagggagctggggaacTGCCAGAGGGCACCTCTGAGGGCATTGCAGGACTAGAGGGCTTTGGGCAGGAGCTCCGGGAACTGGAGGTGGCATTGAGCAATGGGGGGGCTGGCTCAGAAGCCCCGTTAGAGCCTCCACTACCTCTTGAGGAAGAGGAGGCTTATGAGAGCTTCACCTGTCCCCCTGAGCCCCCTGGCCCCTTCCTCAGCAGCCCTTTGCGGACTCTCAACCAGCTGCCAAGTCAGCCCTTCACTG GCCCCTTCATGGCTGTGCTCTTTGCCAAACTCGAGAACATGCTGCAGAACTCCGTCTATGTCAACTTCCTGCTGACAGGGCTGGTGGCCCAGCTGGCCtgtcacccccagcccctgctccgcTCTTTCCTGCTCAACACCAACATGGTCTTCCAGCCCAGTGTCAAGTCCCTGCTGCAG GTGCTGGGTTCTGTGAAGAATAAAATTGAGAGCTTTGCGGCCTCCCAGGAGGACTTCCCAGCACTGCTATCCAAAGCCAAGAAGTACCTCATTGCCCGTGGCAAGTTGGACTGGGCCGAGGGCCCTACAGCAGGACCTGCCCCCCGCCGCTCCGATCCCCTAG TGAAGAGCCGGAGGCCGTCCTTGGGGGAGTTGCTCCTGCGACATGCACACAGTCCAACCAGGGCCCGGCAGGCGGCACAGTTGGTTCTTCAGCCTGGGAGAGACGGCGCAGGACTTGGCCTAGGTGGGGGCTCCCCTGGGGCTTCAACTCCGGTTCTGCCCCCTCGGGGTGGGGCCCCTGAGCGCCAAGGTGAGGCTCTGCGAGTCAAGAATGCGGTCTACTGTGCAGTCATTTTCCCTGAGTTTCTCAAGGAGTTGGCTGCCATCTCCCAGGCCCATGCTGTCACCTCACCTTTCTTGTTGGATACTTCAGAGGAGGGATCTGGCCTTCCTGTCTCAGGCTTCGGGCCCCTCAATCCTTAA
- the FAM160A2 gene encoding FTS and Hook-interacting protein isoform X1 → MERMNWLSRLASRGPGHRAPQGASLQTPVMADPETCLMVFKNHWSQVVRILERQGPRAAPGGADDLSAVRNHTYQMLTLLVEDRAVPSAPTAPGPLLEFALREDLLTRVLAWQLQWDEFGDGVEERRAEQLKLFEMLVSEARQPLLRHSPVREALLTLLDACGRPVPSSPALDEGLVLLLSQLCVCLAREPSLLEFFLQPPPEPGAAPRLLLFSRLVPFVHREGTLGQQARDALLLLMALSAGSPTVGRYIADHSYFCPVLATGLSALYSSLPRKIEVPGDDWHCLRREDWLGVPALALFMSSLEFCNAVIQVAHPLVQKQLVDYIHNGFLVPVMGPALHKTSVEEMIASTAYLELFLRSISEPALLRTFLRFLLLHRHDTHTILDTLVARIGSNSRVWPLPLSWLTWLCMVSLSLFRTLLNLSCEDVLLQLVLRYLVPCNHVMLSQKPAVRDVDLYGRAADKFLSLIPRCCRHRAPSPPRPEHASWARGGPSREAGRREDTTGPGSPSVDSSSVVTVPRPSTPSRLALFLRQQSLGGSESPVPAPRSPGLAASPASSPGRRPSPVEEPGELEDNYLEYLREARRGVDRCVRACRTWSAPYDGERPPPEPSPVGSRTKKRSLLPEEDRDNVGEGEEEELGSGGLAGGAGEGPGLLPPPQINGVPGPWPEGAKKVRRVPQEGAGELPEGTSEGIAGLEGFGQELRELEVALSNGGAGSEAPLEPPLPLEEEEAYESFTCPPEPPGPFLSSPLRTLNQLPSQPFTGPFMAVLFAKLENMLQNSVYVNFLLTGLVAQLACHPQPLLRSFLLNTNMVFQPSVKSLLQVLGSVKNKIESFAASQEDFPALLSKAKKYLIARGKLDWAEGPTAGPAPRRSDPLVKSRRPSLGELLLRHAHSPTRARQAAQLVLQPGRDGAGLGLGGGSPGASTPVLPPRGGAPERQGEALRVKNAVYCAVIFPEFLKELAAISQAHAVTSPFLLDTSEEGSGLPVSGFGPLNP, encoded by the exons ATGGAGAGGATGAACTGGCTGAGCAGACTGGCCTCCCGTGGCCCTGGGCACCGTGCACCTCAGGGGGCCAGTCTGCAGACCCCTGTCATGGCTGACCCTGAGACCTGCCTCATGGTCTTCAAGAATCACTGGTCCCAG GTGGTGCGAATCCTGGAGCGGCAAGGCCCTCGGGCAGCTCCTGGGGGTGCAGATGATCTCAGTGCTGTGCGCAACCACACTTACCAGATGTTGACACTGCTGGTAGAAGATCGTGCCGTCCCCTcagcccccacagcccctgggccCTTGCTGGAGTTCGCTCTGCGTGAGGACCTGCTAACCCGTGTGTTGGCATGGCAGCTTCAGTGGGATGAGTTTGGGGATGGGGTTGAGGAACGGCGAGCTGAGCAACTGAAGCTGTTTGAGATGCTAGTGAGCGAAGCCCGCCAGCCACTCTTGCGACATAGTCCAGTTCGTGAGGCTCTGCTGACCTTGCTGGATGCCTGTGGCCGCCCTGTGCCCAGTAGCCCAGCACTGGATGAAGGCCTGGTGCTACTTCTCAgccagctgtgtgtgtgtctggcccGGGAGCCTTCACTGCTTGAGTTCTTCCTACAGCCACCTCCTGAGCCTGGAGCTGCCCCCCGTCTTCTCCTCTTTTCTCGCCTCGTTCCCTTCGTCCATCGAGAGGGCACACTGGGCCAGCAGGCTCGTGACGCCCTACTCCTGCTCATGGCTCTCTCAGCTGGGAGTCCCACTGTGGGCCGCTACATTGCAGATCACTCTTACTTCTGCCCG GTGCTGGCCACAGGGCTGAGTGCCCTGTACTCCTCACTCCCCCGAAAGATTGAGGTTCCAGGGGATGATTGGCACTGCCTGCGACGGGAGGACTGGCTGGGCGTGCCAGCCCTTGCGCTGTTCATGAGTTCCCTAGAATTCTGCAATGCAGTCATTCAG GTGGCTCACCCTTTGGTGCAGAAGCAGCTAGTTGATTATATCCATAATGGGTTTCTGGTGCCTGTCATGGGCCCTGCCCTGCACAAG ACCTCTGTGGAGGAGATGATCGCCAGTACCGCCTATCTGGAACTTTTCCTACGGAGTATCTCAGAGCCTGCTTTGCTCCGTACCTTCCTGCGATTTCTGCTGTTACACCGGCATGACACCCACACCATCCTTGACACCCTCGTTGCCCGTATTGGCAGCAACTCCCGGGTATGGCCCCTACCTCTGTCCTGGCTTACCTGG ctctGCATGGTCTCTCTGAGTCTCTTCAGGACCCTACTGAACCTCAGTTGTGAGGATGTCCTGCTGCAGCTGGTTCTCAG GTATCTTGTCCCATGTAACCATGTGATGCTGAGCCAGAAGCCAGCTGTACGTGATGTGGACCTATATGGACGAGCGGCGGACAAGTTTCTCTCCCTAATCCCACGCTGTTGTCGGCATCGTGCCCCTAGCCCACCCCGTCCAGAGCATGCCTCATGGGCACGAGGTGGGCCtagcagagaggcagggagaagggaggacacCACGG GCCCTGGAAGCCCAAGTGTTGACTCCTCTTCTGTGGTGACAGTGCCCCGGCCCTCCACACCATCTCGTCTGGCCCTCTTCCTGCGACAGCAGAGTCTGGGTGGCTCGGAATCCCCAGTTCCAGCCCCTCGCTCACCAGGGCTTGCTGcatccccagcctccagccctggccGAAGGCCCAGCcccgtggaggagcctggtgaGCTGGAAGACAATTACCTGGAGTACCTGCGTGAGGCACGCCGTGGTGTGGACCGCTGTGTGCGAGCCTGCCGTACCTGGTCTGCCCCCTATGATGGCGAGCGGCCCCCTCCTGAGCCCAGTCCTGTTGGCTCCCGGACTAAGAAACGCAGCCTACTGCCTGAGGAGGACAGGGAcaatgtgggggaaggggaggaggaagagctggggagtgggggtcTTGCTGGGGGTGCAGGTGAGggccctggcctcctgccccctccccagatcAATGGGGTGCCAGGACCATGGCCTGAGGGGGCCAAGAAGGTTCGTCGGGTGCctcaggagggagctggggaacTGCCAGAGGGCACCTCTGAGGGCATTGCAGGACTAGAGGGCTTTGGGCAGGAGCTCCGGGAACTGGAGGTGGCATTGAGCAATGGGGGGGCTGGCTCAGAAGCCCCGTTAGAGCCTCCACTACCTCTTGAGGAAGAGGAGGCTTATGAGAGCTTCACCTGTCCCCCTGAGCCCCCTGGCCCCTTCCTCAGCAGCCCTTTGCGGACTCTCAACCAGCTGCCAAGTCAGCCCTTCACTG GCCCCTTCATGGCTGTGCTCTTTGCCAAACTCGAGAACATGCTGCAGAACTCCGTCTATGTCAACTTCCTGCTGACAGGGCTGGTGGCCCAGCTGGCCtgtcacccccagcccctgctccgcTCTTTCCTGCTCAACACCAACATGGTCTTCCAGCCCAGTGTCAAGTCCCTGCTGCAG GTGCTGGGTTCTGTGAAGAATAAAATTGAGAGCTTTGCGGCCTCCCAGGAGGACTTCCCAGCACTGCTATCCAAAGCCAAGAAGTACCTCATTGCCCGTGGCAAGTTGGACTGGGCCGAGGGCCCTACAGCAGGACCTGCCCCCCGCCGCTCCGATCCCCTAG TGAAGAGCCGGAGGCCGTCCTTGGGGGAGTTGCTCCTGCGACATGCACACAGTCCAACCAGGGCCCGGCAGGCGGCACAGTTGGTTCTTCAGCCTGGGAGAGACGGCGCAGGACTTGGCCTAGGTGGGGGCTCCCCTGGGGCTTCAACTCCGGTTCTGCCCCCTCGGGGTGGGGCCCCTGAGCGCCAAGGTGAGGCTCTGCGAGTCAAGAATGCGGTCTACTGTGCAGTCATTTTCCCTGAGTTTCTCAAGGAGTTGGCTGCCATCTCCCAGGCCCATGCTGTCACCTCACCTTTCTTGTTGGATACTTCAGAGGAGGGATCTGGCCTTCCTGTCTCAGGCTTCGGGCCCCTCAATCCTTAA